One genomic window of Monodelphis domestica isolate mMonDom1 chromosome 1, mMonDom1.pri, whole genome shotgun sequence includes the following:
- the PKD2L1 gene encoding polycystic kidney disease 2-like 1 protein, which translates to MGSMGSPGCNPEGQEMQGLGPRAWDNPAYSGPPSPPTTLKICTISGPLPSHPGEKPKDGPLHRAPRGSGMDCCRHMCFHICRGIRGLWGTTLTENMAENRELYVKTTLRELLVYVVFLVDICLLTYGMTSSSAYYYTKVMSELFLQTPSASGVSFQTISSMKDFWGFAQGPLLDSLYWTKWYNNQSLGQSEHSFIYYENLLLGVPRLRQLKVRNDSCAVHEDFQEDILGCYDVYSPDKEERLPFGPLNGTAWTYHSEDELGGSSHWGQLTSYSGGGYYTDLPGPREASAKVLRGLKDGLWLDRGTRVVFIDFSVYNANINLFCVLRLVVEFPATGGAVPSWQIRTVKLIRYVSSWDFFIVGCEILFCVFIFYYVIEEALELRIHKLHYLSSVWNILDVVVILLSIVAVGFHVFRTLEVNRLMGHLLQRPSDYADFEFLAFWQTQYNNMNAVNLFFAWIKIFKYISFNKTMTQLSSTLARCAKDILGFAVMFFIVFFAYAQLGFLLFGTQVENFSTFVKCIFTQFRIILGDFDYNAIDKANRVLGPAYFVTYVFFVFFVLLNMFLAIINDTYSEVKEELAGQKDELQISDLLKQGYNKTLLRLRLKKERVSDVQRVLGGGERQLQFEDFTNTLRELGHAKHEITEVTAAFARFDRDGNRVLDEEEQERMRQDLEEERVALSAEIQTLGRSLRGSRKDEARSPEARGSVWVSGEEFHKLKNRVLKIENVLGNIISQVDPAGSKAALQVAFSEDLSQDTIRF; encoded by the exons ATGGGCTCCATGGGAAGCCCGGGCTGTAACCCTGAGGGTCAGGAGATGCAGGGGCTGGGGCCAAGAGCCTGGGACAACCCGGCTTACAGCGGGCCCCCCTCGCCCCCTACAACCCTGAAGATCTGCACCATCTCGGGGCCTCTGCCAAGCCACCCCGGGGAGAAGCCCAAAGACGGGCCCCTCCACAGGGCCCCTCGAGGATCAGGCATGGACTGCTGTCGCCACATGTGCTTCCACATCTGTCGAGGCATCAGAG GACTTTGGGGTACGACACTAACAGAGAACATGGCGGAAAACCGAGAACTTTATGTCAAGACTACCCTGAGGGAACTGCTGGTGTATGTGGTGTTTCTGGTGGATATCTGTCTGT TGACGTATGGAATGACCAGTTCCAGCGCTTATTACTACACCAAAGTGATGTCGGAACTCTTCTTACAAACTCCTTCTGCTAGTGGAGTCTCTTTCCAGACTATCAGCAGCATGAAAGACTTCTGGGGC TTTGCCCAGGGTCCACTGCTTGACAGTCTGTACTGGACCAAGTGGTATAACAACCAGAGTCTGGGCCAGAGCGAGCACTCATTCATCTACTACGAGAACCTGCTTCTGGGTGTTCCGAGACTGCGGCAGCTCAAAGTGAGGAATGACTCGTGTGCTGTGCATGAAGATTTCCAAGAGGACATATTAGGCTGTTATGATGTCTACTCCCCAGACAAGGAGGAGAGGCTCCCTTTTGGACCCCTCAATGGCACTGC GTGGACCTACCATTCAGAGGATGAGCTGGGGGGCTCATCTCACTGGGGACAGCTTACCAGCTACAGTGGTGGTGGCTACTACACAGACCTGCCAGGGCCTCGAGAAGCTAGTGCCAAGGTTCTGCGTGGCTTGAAAGATGGGCTGTGGCTGGACCGGGGCACTCGTGTTGTTTTCATTGACTTCTCTGTCTATAATGCCAACATCAACCTCTTCTGTGTTTTGAG GTTGGTGGTGGAGTTCCCAGCCACAGGAGGGGCTGTTCCATCCTGGCAAATCCGCACTGTAAAGCTGATCCGTTATGTGAGCTCCTGGGACTTTTTCATCGTTGGTTGTGAGATCCTCTTTTGTGTCTTCATCTTCTACTATGTGATAGAGGAGGCCTTAGAGCTGAGGATTCACAAGCTCCATTACCTGAGCAGTGTTTGGAACATCCTGGATGTGGTGGTCATCCTG CTCTCTATTGTGGCTGTGGGCTTCCATGTGTTCCGTACCCTAGAAGTAAACCGTCTTATGGGGCACCTCCTGCAGCGGCCAAGTGACTATGCTGACTTTGAGTTCCTGGCTTTCTGGCAGACACAGTATAACAACATGAATGCCGTCAACCTTTTCTTTGCTTGGATTAAG ATATTCAAGTACATCAGCTTCAATAAGACAATGACTCAGCTCTCATCTACACTGGCACGCTGTGCCAAGGACATCCTAGGCTTTGCCGTCATGTTCTTCATCGTCTTCTTCGCTTATGCCCAGCTGGGCTTCCTGCTCTTTGGGACCCAAGTGGAAAACTTTAGCACTTTTGTCAAGTGCAT CTTCACTCAGTTCCGGATCATCCTTGGAGACTTTGACTATAATGCCATTGACAAGGCCAACCGAGTCCTGGGCCCTGCATACTTCGTCACCTATGTGTTCTTCGTATTCTTTGTGCTTCTG AATATGTTCCTGGCCATTATCAACGACACATACTCTGAAGTGAAGGAAGAGCTGGCTGGACAGAAAGATGAGCTGCAGATCTCAGACCTTCTGAAACAG GGTTACAACAAGACGCTGCTGAGGCTTCGCCTGAAGAAAGAGCGTGTCTCTGATGTGCAGAGGGTGCtcggaggaggagagagacagctCCAGTTTGAGGATTTCACCAACACCTTGAGGGA aCTAGGGCATGCCAAGCACGAGATCACTGAAGTCACAGCGGCTTTCGCCAGGTTTGACAGAGACGGCAACCGGGTTCTCGATGAGGAGGAGCAGGAGAGGATGCGCCAGGACCTGGAGGAGGAGCGG GTGGCTCTGAGCGCCGAGATCCAGACCCTGGGTCGGTCCCTGAGAGGCAGCCGGAAGGATGAGGCGCGCTCCCCTGAAGCCAGGGGAAGCGTCTGGGTCTCTGGAGAGGAATTCCACAA ACTCAAGAACCGGGTCCTGAAGATTGAAAATGTCTTGGGGAACATCATATCTCAGGTGGATCCTGCTGGCTCAAAG GCTGCCCTGCAAGTGGCCTTCTCTGAGGACCTCTCTCAAGACACTATCCGTTTCTAG